In Hamadaea flava, a genomic segment contains:
- a CDS encoding acetylxylan esterase, whose translation MALFDLPLDQLRRYAPEVPEPADFAEFWATTLGSAAAKPVLIDVRPEPSDLALIDCWDVTFAGFGGDPIRAWYSRPAGRSEALPAVVEFLGYGRGRGLPHERPTYAAAGYAHLLMDSRGQGGQYGTGGDTPDPGGSAYGGPGPVTRGLLDPAEYYYRRLITDAVRAVEAVRALPGVDPSRVAVAGNSQGGGLALAVAGLVADLSAVLSTAPFLCHVQRAIDITDAEPYAEIVRFLAIHREAEDDVRRTLSYMDGVAFARRATAPAQFGVGLRDTVCPPSTVFAAANQYAAEHEVQVYPFNHHEGGEAVHVRRQLRWLCSKLS comes from the coding sequence ATGGCCTTGTTCGACCTTCCGCTCGACCAGCTTCGCCGGTATGCGCCCGAAGTGCCCGAACCAGCCGACTTCGCGGAGTTCTGGGCGACGACGCTCGGCTCGGCCGCAGCCAAGCCCGTGCTGATCGACGTCCGGCCGGAGCCGTCGGACCTCGCCCTGATCGACTGCTGGGACGTCACCTTCGCCGGCTTCGGCGGCGACCCGATCCGGGCCTGGTACTCGCGCCCCGCCGGGCGATCCGAGGCGCTTCCGGCCGTGGTCGAGTTCCTGGGCTACGGCCGAGGACGCGGGCTGCCCCACGAGCGCCCGACCTACGCCGCCGCCGGCTACGCCCACCTGCTGATGGACAGTCGCGGCCAAGGCGGCCAGTACGGCACCGGCGGTGACACCCCCGATCCGGGCGGCTCGGCGTACGGGGGACCCGGGCCGGTGACCCGGGGCCTGCTCGACCCCGCCGAGTACTACTACCGCCGGCTGATCACCGACGCCGTCCGCGCCGTCGAAGCGGTACGCGCGCTGCCAGGCGTCGACCCGAGCCGGGTGGCGGTCGCCGGGAACAGCCAAGGCGGCGGGCTGGCCCTCGCCGTCGCCGGTCTGGTCGCCGACCTCTCAGCGGTGCTGTCGACCGCGCCGTTCCTGTGCCACGTCCAGCGGGCGATCGACATCACCGACGCCGAGCCGTACGCCGAGATCGTCCGGTTCCTCGCCATCCACCGGGAGGCCGAGGACGATGTCCGGCGCACGTTGTCCTACATGGACGGCGTGGCCTTCGCCCGGCGCGCGACCGCCCCAGCGCAGTTCGGCGTCGGGCTGCGCGACACGGTCTGCCCGCCGAGCACGGTGTTCGCCGCCGCCAACCAGTACGCCGCCGAGCACGAGGTCCAGGTGTACCCGTTCAACCATCATGAGGGCGGCGAGGCCGTACACGTGCGGCGCCAGTTGCGCTGGCTCTGCTCGAAGCTATCGTGA
- a CDS encoding winged helix-turn-helix transcriptional regulator: MAGKRRFDDPCGVARALEVVGERWALLVVRELLLGPKRFTELSRGLPGMSQNVLSQRLRELEESGVVRKRRLGPPVSATAYELSEVGRLLDPVLIALATFGSRLPLPPTDTPMSADAFALALRTTFDSQTSTDGSVELRIDDDVFHASVHDGRFEIARGSATQPDATLTGSVSALRSAVFGGRPLTEDIRVDGDRRAAERFVRLFPRPQPMPGP; encoded by the coding sequence GTGGCCGGCAAGCGAAGGTTCGACGATCCGTGCGGCGTGGCGCGCGCGCTCGAGGTCGTCGGTGAGAGGTGGGCACTGCTCGTCGTGCGCGAGCTGCTGCTGGGACCGAAGCGGTTCACCGAGCTGAGCCGGGGCCTGCCCGGCATGAGCCAGAACGTGCTCTCCCAGCGGTTACGCGAGCTGGAGGAGTCCGGCGTCGTACGCAAACGGCGGCTCGGCCCGCCGGTGAGCGCGACGGCGTACGAGCTGTCGGAGGTGGGCCGCCTGCTCGATCCGGTGCTGATCGCGCTGGCGACGTTCGGCAGCCGGTTGCCGTTGCCGCCCACGGATACGCCGATGAGCGCCGACGCGTTCGCCCTCGCACTCCGCACGACCTTCGATTCCCAGACCTCGACGGACGGATCCGTCGAACTGCGGATCGACGACGACGTCTTCCACGCCTCTGTCCACGACGGCCGGTTCGAGATCGCACGCGGATCGGCTACGCAGCCGGATGCCACCCTCACGGGCAGCGTCTCGGCGTTGCGTTCGGCCGTCTTCGGCGGCCGACCCCTCACCGAGGACATCCGGGTTGACGGCGACCGGCGGGCCGCCGAGCGGTTCGTCCGCCTCTTCCCCCGGCCTCAGCCGATGCCCGGCCCGTAA
- a CDS encoding ABC transporter permease — translation MAARTWRQAIRRDWQLYSLAILPLLFFVIFRYLPMVGNVIAFRRYQPGGDIFGERWVGLHYFQMFWDDPTFWQVFTNTLILGALTLVVLFPLPVVLALLLNEVRTGALKRLVQTVSYLPHFLSIVVVAGIVFQVLSVDGIVNQGLKALGEQTVPFLQQPGWFRTIYVTSEAWQTVGWGTILYLAALTTIDPDLYEAARIDGANRWRQTWHVTLPGIRPTMVTLLILNIGTFMAVGFEKILLLYNPLTYPTADVVSTYLYRVGVVSGSFSYAAAIGLFESVIGLILVLSANAISRRTVGTSLW, via the coding sequence ATGGCTGCGCGGACCTGGCGCCAGGCGATACGCCGCGACTGGCAGCTCTACTCACTGGCGATCCTGCCCCTGCTCTTCTTCGTGATCTTCCGCTACCTGCCGATGGTCGGCAACGTGATCGCCTTCCGGCGCTACCAGCCGGGCGGCGACATCTTCGGCGAGCGGTGGGTCGGGCTGCACTACTTCCAGATGTTCTGGGACGACCCGACGTTCTGGCAGGTCTTCACCAACACCCTGATCCTGGGCGCGCTGACGCTGGTGGTGCTGTTCCCGCTGCCCGTCGTGCTGGCCCTGCTGCTCAACGAGGTACGCACCGGCGCGCTCAAGCGTCTGGTGCAGACCGTCTCGTACCTGCCGCACTTCCTGTCCATCGTGGTGGTGGCGGGCATCGTCTTCCAGGTGCTCTCGGTCGACGGCATCGTCAACCAGGGACTGAAGGCGCTCGGCGAACAGACGGTGCCCTTCCTGCAACAGCCGGGCTGGTTCCGCACCATCTACGTGACCTCGGAGGCGTGGCAGACCGTCGGCTGGGGCACCATCCTCTACCTCGCCGCGCTGACCACGATCGACCCGGACCTCTACGAGGCGGCCCGCATCGACGGGGCGAACCGCTGGCGGCAGACCTGGCATGTGACTCTGCCGGGCATCCGCCCGACCATGGTGACGCTGCTGATCCTCAACATCGGCACGTTCATGGCGGTCGGCTTCGAGAAGATCCTGTTGCTCTACAACCCACTGACCTATCCCACCGCCGACGTGGTCTCGACCTACCTCTACCGGGTCGGCGTCGTCTCCGGAAGTTTCAGCTACGCGGCCGCGATCGGCCTGTTCGAG